A genomic segment from Gossypium hirsutum isolate 1008001.06 chromosome D04, Gossypium_hirsutum_v2.1, whole genome shotgun sequence encodes:
- the LOC107899666 gene encoding uncharacterized protein yields MWQLLLGAAVAGSTGLLAKHLFNPKSISQDSSNTNFDTEKQDPRLQNRYLESGCESNWDEIPKQGEIFRFSSSESAVKTKTGVKARKKVVLKKAEKRSNGGSGVEVNTKKFSVCLKKRRTAKNEAYKCGAFPSKDSSVFRWGLGFGIMYMMSAGRAEIDKLNSAMDETAKVVQELKTTLCKRKSSCNLHASSSASEVAASSKKFSGKNSQLLLRKSGTGNRDHNETKVCSLPVFDDGEYASSVLTEEPEPELEVVEMDQLEAELELELQKLSETEVSAKSLHEPVGERFDSYQSKGVLPSELDQKLCHVLIEQQENQIEELESELNSAQSKLREKEAELQALKDCVKRLTNFSLSTGSDDDTEAQGDQECMKDQDSSIKSGSETRKSLVGMKRHMEF; encoded by the exons ATGTGGCAACTTCTCTTGGGCGCAGCTGTTGCAGGATCCACCGGACTCCTTGCTAAACACCTCTTTAACCCTAAATCAATTTCTCAAGATTCCTCAAACACCAATTTTGATACAGAAAAACAAGATCCTCGTCTCCAAAATCGGTATTTGGAATCTGGGTGTGAGAGTAATTGGGATGAAATACCGAAGCAAGGTGAGATCTTTAGATTTTCCAGTTCTGAGTCTGCTGTAAAAACTAAAACTGGGGTTAAGGCAAGGAAAAAAGTTGTCTTGAAGAAGGCTGAGAAAAGATCAAATGGTGGTAGTGGTGTAGAGGTGAACACAAAGAAGTTTTCTGTTTGCTTGAAGAAGAGGAGAACTGCTAAAAATGAGGCTTATAAGTGTGGGGCATTCCCTTCTAAAG ATAGCTCTGTATTTCGCTGGGGACTTGGCTTTGGTATCATGTACATGATGTCAGCTGGGAGGGCTGAGATCGATAAATTGAACTCAGCCATGGATGAGACTGCAAAAGTGGTTCAGGAGTTAAAAACTACACTATGCAAAAGAAAATCATCTTGCAATCTACATGCTTCCAGTTCTGCAAGTGAAGTTGCCGCAAGCTCAAAGAAGTTTAGTGGCAAGAATTCGCAGTTACTGCTCAGGAAGTCAGGTACTGGGAACAGAGACCATAATGAGACCAAAGTCTGCAGCCTCCCAGTATTTGATGATGGTGAATATGCCAGTAGTGTTCTTACTGAAGAGCCTGAACCAGAGCTGGAGGTTGTGGAAATGGATCAACTAGAGGCAGAGCTCGAGTTAGAACTGCAAAAATTGAGTGAG ACTGAGGTTTCAGCCAAAAGTTTGCATGAGCCAGTGGGAGAGAGGTTTGATTCATACCAGAGCAAGGGAGTATTGCCGTCTGAACTAGATCAGAAACTGTGCCATGTGTTAATCGAGCAGCAAGAAAaccaaatcgaggagctagaatCTGAATTGAATTCGGCTCAATCCAAGCTCCGTGAGAAAGAAGCTGAACTCCAAGCACTAAAGGATTGCGTTAAACGCCTGACTAATTTCTCTCTGTCGACTGGCTCAG ATGACGATACCGAGGCCCAAGGGGACCAAGAATGTATGAAGGATCAAGATAGCTCTATTAAAAGTGGATCTGAAACAAGGAAATCATTGGTTGGTATGAAAAGACATATGGAGTTTTAA
- the LOC107898280 gene encoding probable phosphoribosylformylglycinamidine synthase, chloroplastic/mitochondrial: MAGLRELTAAEFLQGTTRQTLFLQRNSSIKSSNLLWGKLCNPSRMGYLSNTKGASLRCSSRSKPKAMASGNVPTSLVDEQPGLIEKPAQEVVHFYRIPLIQEGANDELLKSVQTKVSNHIVGLKTEQCFNIGLASKISSEKFSTLKWILGETYEPENLATESFLVKKRQEGLNTVIVEVGPRLSFTTAWSSNAVSICQSCGLTEVTRMERSRRYLLYSKEALQENQINEFAAMVHDRMTECVYTQRLTSFETSVAPEEVRFVPVIERGRKALEEINQEMGLAFDEQDLQYYTRLFVEDIKRNPTNVELFDIAQSNSEHSRHWFFTGKIVIDGQPMDRTLMQIVKSTLKANPNNSVIGFKDNSSAIKGFLAYRLRPVKPGTACLLNETSREIDVLFTAETHNFPCAVAPYPGAETGAGGRIRDTHATGRGSFVVASTAGYTTGNLNIEGSYAPWEDSSFTYPSNLASPLEILIEASNGASDYGNKFGEPLIQGFTRTFGTRLPSGERREWLKPIMFSGGIGQIDHTHISKGDPEIGMLVVKIGGPAYRIGMGGGAASSMVSGQNDAELDFNAVQRGDAEMAQKLYRVVRACIEMGEDNPIISIHDQGAGGNCNVVKEIIYPKGAEIDIRAIVVGDHTMSVLEIWGAEYQEQDAILVKPESRKLLESICARERLSMAVIGTINGEGRVVLVDSVAIEKSRASGLPPPPPAVDLELEKVLGDMPQKSFEFKRVSYAREPLDVAPAITVMDSLKRVLRLPSVCSKRFLTTKVDRCVTGLVAQQQTVGPLQLPLADVAVIAQSYVDLTGGACAIGEQPIKGLLDPKAMARLAVGEALTNLVWAKVTSLSDVKASGNWMYAAKLEGEGAAMYDAAIALSEAMIELGIAIDGGKDSLSMAAHAGGEVVKAPGNLVISAYVTCPDITKTVTPDLKQGDDGILLHIDLAKGKRRLGGSALAQVFDQIGNDCPDIDDVSYLKRVFEGVQDVLGDGLISAGHDISDGGLLVCALEMAFAGNCGIALDLASLGNSVFQSLFAEELGLILEVSRNNLDSVMEKLSSVDVSAEIIGRVTTSPVIELKVDGITHLNEKTSLLRDMWEDTSFQLEKLQRLASCVELEKEGLKFRHEPSWPLSFTPSVTDEKFLTTTLKPKIAIIREEGSNGDREMSAAFYAAGFEPWDVAMSDLLNGVISLNEFRGIAFVGGFSYADVLDSSKGWAASIRFNQPLLNQFQEFYKRPDTFSLGVCNGCQLMALLGWVPGPQVGGVFGAGGDPSQPRFVHNESGRFECRFTSVTIKDSPAMMFKGMEGSTLGVWAAHGEGRAYFPDDGVLDRVLHSDLAPLRYCDDDGNPTEAYPFNLNGSPLGVAAICSPDGRHLAMMPHPERCFLMWQFPWYPMDWNVDKKGPSPWLRMFQNAREWCS, translated from the exons ATGGCTGGGTTAAGAGAGCTAACTGCGGCAGAGTTCCTGCAA GGTACAACAAGGCAAACTCTGTTTTTGCAGAGAAATTCTTCGATTAAGTCAAGTAATCTATTATGGGGCAAGCTATGTAATCCAAGCCGGATGGGATACCTGTCTAATACGAAAGGTGCTTCTTTGAGGTGCTCTTCTCGGTCAAAGCCTAAAGCAATGGCTTCTGGAAATGTCCCTACTAGTTTGGTTGATGAGCAACCTGGATTGATTGAAAAGCCTGCTCAAGAGGTCGTCCATTTCTACCGTATCCCTTTGATACAAGAAGGTGCAAACGACGAGCTTCTCAAATCGGTTCAAACCAAAGTTTCTAATCACATTGTCGGGTTGAAAACCGAGCAGTGTTTTAATATAGGCCTTGCATCAAAAATTTCATCTGAGAAGTTCTCAACGCTTAAATGGATTCTTGGGGAAACATACGAGCCTGAAAATTTGGCAACTGAGAGTTTTCTTGTGAAGAAGAGGCAAGAAGGGTTGAATACAGTGATAGTTGAAGTTGGGCCAAGGTTGTCTTTTACAACAGCATGGTCCTCGAATGCTGTTTCAATTTGTCAATCATGTGGCTTGACTGAGGTGACTCGAATGGAGAGGTCCAGAAGATACTTGTTGTATAGTAAGGAAGCATTGCAGGAAAATCAAATTAATGAGTTTGCTGCGATGGTTCATGATCGGATGACGGAGTGTGTTTATACGCAGAGGCTCACTTCATTTGAAACTAGTGTGGCTCCGGAGGAGGTTCGTTTTGTGCCTGTCATTGAGAGGGGAAGGAAAGCGTTGGAGGAAATAAATCAGGAAATGGGTTTAGCATTTGATGAACAAGACTTGCAGTACTATACCAGGCTGTTTGTGGAGGACATAAAGCGGAATCCGACGAATGTAGAGTTATTCGATATCGCCCAATCTAACAGTGAGCATAGCAGGCATTGGTTTTTCACAGGGAAGATTGTTATTGATGGACAGCCCATGGATAGGACCCTCATGCAAATTGTCAAGAGCACTTTGAAAGCAAATCCAAATAATTCTGTCATTGGTTTTAAGGATAATTCGAGTGCAATAAAGGGGTTTCTTGCATACCGATTACGACCAGTTAAGCCTGGAACTGCCTGCCTACTAAATGAAACATCTCGTGAAATTGATGTCTTGTTTACAGCTGAAACACATAACTTCCCATGTGCAGTGGCACCCTACCCAGGTGCAGAGACAGGTGCAGGTGGCCGTATTAGGGATACACATGCCACTGGAAGAGGATCATTTGTTGTTGCATCCACAGCTGGTTACACAACTGGGAATCTTAATATAGAGGGATCATATGCCCCATGGGAAGACTCATCTTTCACTTATCCATCAAATTTGGCTTCTCCTTTGGAAATTCTCATTGAGGCTAGCAATGGTGCATCTGACTATGGCAACAAATTTGGTGAGCCATTAATCCAGGGTTTTACTAGAACATTTGGAACGAGACTCCCTAGTGGTGAACGTCGTGAATGGCTGAAGCCTATCATGTTTAGTGGAGGCATTGGACAGATTGATCACACTCATATATCGAAAGGGGACCCAGAAATTGGAATGTTAGTTGTAAAGATTGGTGGCCCTGCATATCGGATTGGAATGGGCGGTGGAGCTGCGTCTAGTATGGTTAGTGGCCAGAATGATGCAGAACTTGATTTTAATGCTGTACAGCGTGGAGATGCTGAAATGGCACAAAAACTGTACCGTGTAGTTCGTGCCTGCATTGAGATGGGGGAGGATAACCCGATTATTAGCATTCATGATCAGGGAGCTGGTGGGAATTGCAATGTTGTCAAGGAAATCATATACCCAAAGGGTGCTGAGATTGATATTAGGGCCATTGTTGTTGGAGATCACACTATGTCTGTTTTGGAGATATGGGGTGCAGAGTATCAAGAACAAGATGCAATTTTGGTAAAACCTGAAAGCCGCAAGCTGTTGGAATCAATATGTGCAAGGGAAAGACTTTCGATGGCTGTTATTGGGACTATTAATGGTGAGGGACGTGTTGTTCTAGTTGATAGCGTAGCTATTGAAAAAAGCCGTGCAAGTGGACTCCCTCCCCCTCCTCCAGCTGTTGATCTTGAGCTTGAGAAAGTGCTAGGTGACATGCCTCAAAAATCCTTTGAATTCAAGCGAGTGTCTTATGCACGAGAACCGCTTGATGTTGCTCCTGCAATCACAGTCATGGACTCATTGAAGAGAGTATTAAGACTTCCATCTGTATGTTCCAAACGGTTTTTGACAACAAAAGTTGATAGATGTGTAACAGGTCTTGTAGCACAGCAGCAAACGGTTGGTCCCTTGCAGTTACCTCTAGCTGATGTTGCAGTCATTGCTCAAAGTTATGTTGACTTAACTGGGGGTGCCTGTGCCATTGGAGAGCAACCTATCAAGGGGCTGCTTGATCCAAAAGCAATGGCTAGACTGGCTGTTGGAGAAGCTCTCACAAATCTTGTTTGGGCAAAGGTTACTTCTTTGTCTGATGTCAAAGCAAGCGGAAATTGGATGTATGCTGCCAAGCTTGAGGGTGAAGGAGCAGCCATGTATGATGCTGCTATTGCTCTTTCAGAAGCAATGATTGAACTCGGTATCGCTATTGATGGTGGGAAGGACAGTCTGTCAATGGCTGCCCATGCAGGTGGGGAGGTTGTTAAGGCTCCTGGAAATCTTGTAATTAGTGCCTATGTCACTTGTCCTGACATAACAAAAACGGTAACCCCAGATTTGAAGCAAGGAGATGATGGTATTTTGCTTCATATTGATTTGGCAAAGGGAAAGCGGCGTCTGGGTGGATCCGCTTTGGCTCAGGTTTTTGATCAGATTGGGAATGACTGCCCTGATATTGATGATGTTTCTTACCTTAAGAGAGTTTTTGAGGGGGTGCAGGACGTTCTTGGAGATGGTCTGATCTCTGCAGGTCATGATATCAGTGATGGTGGATTACTAGTTTGCGCGTTGGAGATGGCATTTGCTGGAAATTGTGGCATTGCATTGGACTTGGCTTCTCTAGGAAATAGTGTTTTCCAATCACTTTTTGCTGAAGAGCTTGGTCTCATTCTTGAGGTAAGCAGGAATAacttggatagtgtgatggagaAGCTTAGCAGTGTGGATGTTTCTGCTGAGATAATAGGACGAGTAACCACCTCACCTGTGATAGAGCTCAAGGTTGATGGAATTACTCATTTAAATGAGAAAACTTCTCTGCTGAGAGATATGTGGGAGGATACAAGTTTCCAGCTCGAAAAGTTGCAGAGATTAGCTTCTTGTGTGGAACTGGAGAAAGAAGGTTTGAAGTTTCGGCATGAGCCTTCTTGGCCCTTGTCTTTCACTCCTTCAGTTACAGATGAGAAATTTTTGACTACAACTTTAAAACCGAAAATAGCCATCATTCGTGAGGAAGGGAGCAATGGAGACAGAGAAATGTCAGCAGCATTTTATGCTGCTGGTTTTGAGCCTTGGGATGTTGCAATGTCAGACCTTCTTAAcggagttatttctttgaatgaATTCCGTGGAATTGCATTTGTTGGAGGTTTTAGTTATGCCGATGTGCTTGATTCTTCAAAAGGTTGGGCTGCGTCCATACGCTTCAATCAGCCTCTTCTCAATCAGTTTCAGGAATTTTACAAGCGCCCTGATACTTTCAGTCTTGGCGTTTGCAATGGATGTCAGTTAATGGCTCTGTTAGGGTGGGTCCCAGGGCCCCAAGTGGGGGGTGTTTTTGGTGCTGGTGGGGACCCATCACAGCCCAGGTTTGTTCACAATGAGTCTGGCCGATTTGAATGCCGGTTCACAAGTGTGACTATAAAGGACTCTCCCGCCATGATGTTTAAAGGAATGGAAGGCAGTACATTAGGTGTATGGGCTGCCCATGGTGAGGGAAGAGCATATTTTCCTGATGATGGTGTTCTGGATCGTGTATTACATTCAGATTTGGCTCCATTAAGATATTGCGATGATGATGGGAACCCAACAGAGGCATACCCCTTCAACTTGAATGGTTCTCCTTTAGGAGTGGCTGCAATTTGTTCTCCTGATGGTCGACATCTTGCCATGATGCCTCATCCAGAGCGGTGTTTCCTGATGTGGCAGTTCCCTTGGTATCCAATGGACTGGAATGTGGACAAGAAAGGCCCTAGTCCATGGTTAAGAATGTTTCAAAATGCCAGAGAGTGGTGCTCATGA